From one Staphylococcus kloosii genomic stretch:
- a CDS encoding ArgE/DapE family deacylase, producing MSTFSNEEKVQILSDIVEMNTVNDNELEVCKYLQNLFQQHGIESTIDQVDERRANLIAEIGDQGPVIGISGHMDVVSEGDRSQWSYEPFKLTEDNGFLYGRGAADMKSGLAALAISLIDIHNSNALTNGKIRFLATTGEEMEQLGSQSLYEKGYMDDVEALVIAEPCQDMLVYAHKGSMDYRIKSNGVSAHSSMPIIGKNAITPLLKFIQDIDDAAQQISRDVKGEAFDFSNLISNFNKTLPSNVTKDDVEDVLSGLVISNTLINGGVQVNSVPETATADFNIRTIPEYDNNQVKSLFNETLSKHNENGGSLESDLYLDLDPVLTTGKNSLIDTAKSIGDRLFNRDFIASPTVAVTDASNLLKSKDESFPLLVFGPGENPHQLDECVSKEKYLQFIDFYKELLTNYTK from the coding sequence ATGAGTACATTTTCTAACGAAGAAAAAGTACAGATTTTATCAGATATTGTGGAAATGAACACAGTTAATGATAATGAACTTGAGGTTTGTAAATATCTTCAAAACCTTTTCCAACAACACGGCATTGAGTCTACAATCGATCAAGTAGATGAACGTCGTGCAAATTTAATCGCTGAAATTGGTGACCAAGGACCAGTCATCGGTATTTCAGGTCACATGGATGTTGTATCTGAAGGCGACCGTTCTCAATGGTCATATGAACCATTTAAATTAACTGAAGACAATGGTTTTTTATATGGTAGAGGTGCCGCAGATATGAAATCTGGCCTAGCTGCGCTAGCAATTTCACTTATCGATATTCACAATAGTAATGCATTAACTAATGGTAAAATTAGATTTTTAGCCACTACCGGTGAAGAAATGGAACAATTAGGTTCTCAAAGCTTATACGAAAAAGGTTATATGGATGACGTGGAAGCACTTGTCATTGCTGAACCTTGTCAAGATATGCTCGTATATGCACATAAAGGGTCAATGGACTATCGCATTAAATCTAATGGCGTATCAGCACATAGCTCTATGCCAATTATAGGTAAAAATGCAATCACACCATTACTTAAATTTATTCAAGATATTGATGATGCAGCACAACAAATTTCTAGAGACGTTAAAGGCGAAGCATTTGATTTCTCTAACTTAATTTCAAACTTTAATAAAACATTACCAAGCAACGTTACTAAAGACGATGTTGAAGATGTTTTAAGTGGTTTAGTAATAAGCAATACGTTAATTAACGGTGGCGTACAAGTCAACTCAGTCCCTGAAACAGCTACTGCAGACTTTAATATTCGTACTATTCCTGAATATGATAACAATCAAGTTAAATCATTATTCAATGAAACTTTATCTAAACACAATGAAAATGGTGGTTCTTTAGAAAGTGATCTTTATTTAGATTTAGACCCTGTATTAACAACAGGCAAAAACTCATTAATCGATACCGCTAAATCAATTGGTGATCGTTTATTCAATAGAGATTTTATAGCATCACCTACTGTTGCTGTAACAGACGCATCTAACTTACTAAAAAGTAAAGATGAATCTTTCCCATTATTAGTATTTGGCCCTGGTGAAAACCCTCACCAATTAGATGAATGTGTGAGCAAAGAAAAATATTTACAATTTATTGATTTCTATAAAGAACTTTTAACAAATTATACAAAATAA
- a CDS encoding NAD(P)/FAD-dependent oxidoreductase, with protein MFDVLIIGSGVMGMSVARNLKHHKLNIGIIDRDIDGMHASYKAGGMLGAQNEFSKDSPTYRLALESQQYFKQLSDQLLSEVGCDIEYKETGLIKLAYKAQDNNKVIAQHNFLSRVNPDVRLLEQQEAHRLTGNNLNIEEIMALYIPNDHQINANKYTKALYQSLKVNNIERIQHTEVLAIKKGKGIYKVMTNKGDYYAPKVVVAGGAWSHKLVQAQLKDRQLTGVKGEVILMEQEGLGLQSTIFMTNGCYLVPKNKNRVLIGATSYFDDYSVGVSQRGVDWLINSATHHIPKLKYARKLKEWSGVRPHIANEIPIMDEVDEGLFVITGHYRNGILLSPIVGELMSKWMLTNIKPQILNDFTVKGCVLNGSHD; from the coding sequence ATGTTTGATGTACTCATTATCGGTTCCGGTGTGATGGGCATGTCTGTCGCGCGTAATTTAAAACATCATAAGTTGAATATAGGCATTATTGATAGAGACATTGACGGCATGCATGCTTCTTATAAGGCAGGTGGTATGTTAGGCGCGCAAAATGAGTTTTCTAAAGATAGTCCGACGTATCGCTTGGCTTTGGAATCACAGCAATATTTCAAACAGTTGAGCGACCAGCTGCTCTCGGAAGTTGGATGTGATATTGAATATAAAGAAACAGGATTGATTAAATTAGCCTATAAAGCTCAAGACAATAACAAAGTGATAGCGCAACATAACTTTTTATCACGTGTTAATCCTGATGTAAGATTGTTAGAACAACAAGAAGCGCATCGCTTAACAGGTAATAATCTTAATATTGAAGAGATCATGGCATTGTATATTCCTAATGATCACCAAATAAATGCGAATAAGTATACAAAGGCTTTGTATCAATCGTTAAAAGTGAATAACATTGAACGTATACAACATACAGAAGTATTGGCAATTAAAAAAGGCAAAGGAATATATAAAGTAATGACGAATAAAGGTGATTATTACGCTCCAAAAGTTGTCGTTGCAGGTGGTGCATGGAGTCATAAATTAGTGCAAGCACAATTAAAAGATCGTCAATTAACAGGTGTAAAAGGCGAGGTTATATTGATGGAACAAGAAGGTTTGGGTTTGCAGTCGACAATATTTATGACAAATGGTTGCTACTTAGTTCCGAAAAATAAAAATAGAGTGCTTATTGGTGCTACAAGTTATTTTGATGACTATTCGGTGGGTGTCTCACAACGTGGTGTTGATTGGTTAATTAATAGCGCTACTCATCATATACCGAAACTAAAATATGCTCGTAAATTAAAGGAATGGTCAGGCGTTCGTCCGCATATTGCCAATGAAATTCCAATTATGGACGAAGTGGACGAAGGATTATTTGTTATTACCGGTCATTATCGTAACGGCATTTTATTATCTCCAATAGTCGGTGAACTTATGAGTAAATGGATGCTAACAAATATAAAACCGCAGATATTAAATGATTTTACAGTAAAAGGATGTGTGTTAAATGGAAGTCATGATTAA
- the rocD gene encoding ornithine--oxo-acid transaminase yields MNDLIAHTDLYSSINYSPTKLVLSEGKGSKVWDIDGKEYIDCISGFSVVNHGHCHPKIIEAFQQQSQKITMISRALYSENLGQWEEKICKLTNKDKVLPMNTGTEAIETAIKIARKWGTDVKEIPENETEIIAMNGNFHGRTLGALSLSSQDSYKQGFGPLLDNIHYIDFGDVEHLKSLINNKTTAIILEPIQGEGGVNIPPDYFIETVRALCDEHNILFIADEIQVGLGRTGKMLATEWEGVEADIYLLGKSLGGGLYPISAVLANKEIMEVLTPGTHGSTFGGNPLACAVSMAALDVLVDEDLINRSAELGQKLLNQLQLIDSDLITDVRGRGLFIGIELNENAQPYCLEMIDQGVLCKETQGNIIRIAPPLVISEEEINKVVEVITNVLKK; encoded by the coding sequence ATGAACGATTTAATCGCACATACAGATTTATATAGTTCAATCAACTATAGTCCGACAAAATTAGTACTAAGCGAAGGTAAAGGCTCTAAAGTTTGGGATATCGATGGTAAAGAATACATTGATTGTATATCTGGTTTTTCAGTAGTAAACCATGGTCATTGTCATCCTAAGATCATTGAAGCTTTTCAACAACAAAGCCAAAAAATAACAATGATTTCACGAGCGCTATATAGTGAAAATTTAGGACAATGGGAAGAAAAAATTTGTAAATTAACTAATAAAGATAAAGTGTTACCGATGAATACCGGAACAGAAGCGATAGAAACAGCTATTAAGATTGCGCGTAAATGGGGAACTGATGTTAAGGAAATTCCTGAAAATGAAACTGAGATAATTGCTATGAATGGTAATTTCCATGGGCGTACATTAGGCGCATTATCATTGTCTTCGCAAGATAGTTATAAGCAAGGTTTTGGCCCCTTACTTGATAATATACATTATATCGATTTTGGTGATGTTGAACATTTAAAGTCATTAATTAACAACAAAACGACTGCTATTATATTAGAACCGATTCAAGGTGAGGGTGGCGTTAATATACCGCCAGATTATTTTATTGAAACAGTTAGAGCATTATGTGATGAGCATAATATTTTATTTATCGCCGATGAAATTCAAGTTGGTTTAGGTCGAACTGGTAAAATGCTTGCAACAGAATGGGAAGGTGTAGAAGCTGATATATATTTACTCGGTAAATCTTTAGGTGGCGGACTTTATCCTATCTCAGCAGTGTTAGCTAATAAAGAAATTATGGAAGTATTAACACCAGGTACACATGGCTCGACATTCGGTGGTAACCCATTAGCATGTGCAGTATCAATGGCAGCACTTGATGTACTCGTTGATGAAGATTTAATTAATCGCTCGGCTGAATTAGGTCAAAAATTACTGAATCAATTACAACTCATCGATAGTGATTTGATTACAGATGTTAGAGGTAGGGGTTTATTTATCGGTATTGAACTTAATGAAAATGCTCAACCATATTGTTTAGAAATGATTGATCAAGGCGTGTTATGTAAAGAAACGCAAGGTAATATTATTAGAATAGCTCCGCCATTAGTTATTAGTGAAGAAGAAATCAATAAAGTAGTTGAAGTAATAACAAACGTACTAAAAAAATAA
- the argJ gene encoding bifunctional ornithine acetyltransferase/N-acetylglutamate synthase, producing the protein MQDIQKVDEESKFKIDQSGDVSSPLGFISGGLHTGLRKSKHDFGWIYSTTEAQAAGVYTLNRFKAAPLKLTQDSIAVNNTLQAIVVNSAIANACTGEQGIKDAQDMQSWVAQKLNIVNNNVGVASTGVIGDFLPMDKIQYGAEHVLEEQYNYGENFNKAILTTDLFPKHVAVEVDIDGQKVTIGGTAKGSGMIHPNMATMLGFITTDANIASSKLQQVLKSAVDSSFNMITVDGDCSTNDMVLFMANGQVNHNELDEKHPNWQAFVAAVKYVCNTLAKSIAKDGEGATKLVTSKVTGAENIEEARKIAKSIVSSNLVKTAIHGEDANFGRIVAAIGYASELVDPNETFVTLCGLPVVDKGVFLSFDEEEMKKRLSEDNIAISAQVGKGEGQAVAYGCDLSYDYVRINASYRT; encoded by the coding sequence ATGCAAGATATACAAAAAGTAGACGAAGAAAGTAAGTTTAAAATAGATCAATCTGGAGATGTAAGTTCGCCATTAGGTTTTATTTCTGGTGGTTTACATACAGGATTAAGAAAAAGTAAACATGATTTTGGTTGGATATATTCGACGACAGAGGCACAGGCAGCTGGTGTTTATACTTTAAATCGATTCAAAGCTGCCCCATTAAAATTAACTCAAGACAGTATTGCCGTTAATAATACATTACAAGCAATTGTTGTTAATTCTGCAATTGCTAATGCGTGTACTGGAGAACAAGGTATTAAAGATGCGCAAGATATGCAAAGTTGGGTGGCACAAAAATTAAACATTGTGAATAATAACGTTGGCGTTGCTTCGACAGGCGTGATAGGTGATTTCTTACCAATGGATAAAATTCAATACGGTGCCGAACATGTACTCGAAGAGCAATATAACTATGGTGAAAACTTTAATAAAGCTATATTAACTACTGATTTATTTCCAAAACATGTTGCTGTTGAAGTAGACATTGATGGCCAAAAGGTTACTATAGGTGGAACGGCAAAAGGTTCAGGCATGATCCATCCAAATATGGCTACCATGCTTGGGTTTATAACTACTGATGCAAATATAGCTTCTTCGAAGTTACAACAAGTATTAAAATCTGCGGTTGATTCTTCTTTTAATATGATTACTGTGGATGGAGATTGTAGTACAAATGACATGGTATTATTTATGGCTAATGGCCAAGTTAATCATAATGAATTAGATGAAAAGCATCCAAATTGGCAAGCTTTTGTAGCTGCAGTGAAGTATGTTTGTAACACTTTAGCTAAATCTATAGCTAAAGATGGCGAAGGTGCAACTAAATTAGTTACTTCTAAAGTGACTGGAGCAGAAAATATAGAAGAAGCACGTAAAATAGCTAAAAGTATAGTGTCTTCTAATTTAGTTAAAACGGCTATCCATGGCGAGGATGCCAATTTCGGTCGTATTGTAGCTGCGATAGGATATGCGTCAGAATTGGTTGATCCTAATGAAACCTTTGTAACGTTATGTGGTCTTCCAGTCGTTGATAAAGGCGTGTTTTTATCATTTGACGAAGAAGAGATGAAAAAGCGTTTGAGTGAAGACAATATAGCTATTAGTGCTCAAGTAGGTAAGGGTGAAGGTCAAGCGGTAGCATATGGTTGTGACTTGTCATACGATTACGTACGTATAAATGCATCGTATAGAACGTAA
- a CDS encoding thiamine phosphate synthase has protein sequence MFVAITPYKILNQLDIEHYKSILEYYDHLIIRTPMTTSQLIDWITAAIEHGISKDKLTVHSNVDVFIACAMTSIHFSEYHSALKNFKTQHPQAIVSMSTHSEESVIYAEQQQCDYVLFGHVFPTSSKPHQEPRSQREITQVLNKEIKVIALGGINLRTIAQLPRGFAGIAGISLFYNSDNQTLRKFIEEWSNYV, from the coding sequence ATGTTTGTAGCTATCACGCCATACAAAATATTAAATCAGCTAGATATTGAACATTACAAATCCATTTTAGAATATTACGATCACTTAATTATACGTACCCCTATGACGACGTCTCAACTGATAGATTGGATAACAGCAGCTATTGAACATGGTATTAGTAAAGATAAATTAACTGTGCATAGTAATGTAGATGTATTTATTGCTTGCGCTATGACGTCTATCCATTTCAGTGAATATCATAGTGCACTAAAAAATTTTAAAACTCAACATCCTCAAGCAATAGTAAGCATGTCTACACACAGTGAAGAAAGTGTCATTTATGCAGAACAACAGCAATGTGATTATGTATTGTTTGGTCATGTTTTTCCTACATCGTCCAAACCACATCAAGAACCTAGGTCGCAACGCGAAATTACGCAAGTACTAAACAAAGAAATTAAAGTTATTGCGCTTGGTGGCATAAATCTTCGTACTATAGCGCAATTGCCACGAGGTTTTGCTGGCATCGCTGGTATTTCATTATTTTATAACAGTGATAACCAAACTTTACGAAAATTTATAGAGGAGTGGTCAAATTATGTTTGA
- a CDS encoding APC family permease — protein sequence MDKKETNSKINLPQLVLLGLGSLIGSGWLFGAWEASSLAGPAAIISWVIGFIVIGTIAYNYIEIGTMFPQSGGMSNYAQYTHGSLLGFIAAWANWVSLVTIIPIEAVSAVQYMSSWPWDWAKPMHHLMAGGSISNIGLLATFVIIIIFSLLNYWSVKLLTSFTSLISIFKLGVPCLTIIMLMISSFDTGNYGHTASTFMPYGSAPIFAATTASGIIFSFNAFQTIINMGSEITKPDKNIARGIAISLTLSAVLYIILQSTFITAMPSSMIHDHGWSGINFNSPFADIAILLSLNWLAILLYIEAFVSPFGTGVSFVAVTGRVLQAMEQNNHIPKFLGKINKKYQIPRIAIIFNAIISMVMVSLFRDWAVLASVISTSTLVAYLTGPTTVIALRKMGPKMHRPFRANMLKFMAPFSFVLASLTIYWAKWPTTAEVIFIIILGLPVYFFYEYKMNWKNTKKQVGGSLWIIIYLIALSLLSFIGSKEFNGMNLIHYPYDFLVVAIVALIFYKLGTISHFESIYFKRAKKINKDMKQDLDEQRAIEEENNEAKA from the coding sequence ATGGATAAAAAAGAAACGAATAGCAAGATTAATCTGCCACAACTTGTGCTATTAGGTTTAGGTTCACTAATAGGTTCAGGTTGGTTGTTTGGGGCATGGGAGGCTTCATCATTAGCTGGGCCTGCCGCAATTATTTCATGGGTTATTGGTTTTATTGTTATCGGAACGATAGCTTATAACTACATTGAAATAGGTACAATGTTCCCACAATCTGGTGGTATGAGTAACTATGCACAATATACCCACGGCTCTTTATTAGGGTTCATTGCCGCGTGGGCAAATTGGGTTTCACTTGTAACGATTATTCCTATTGAGGCTGTATCAGCAGTTCAATATATGAGCTCATGGCCTTGGGATTGGGCGAAACCTATGCACCATCTAATGGCAGGTGGATCGATTAGTAACATCGGTTTATTAGCAACATTTGTTATTATTATTATCTTTTCATTATTAAACTATTGGTCAGTTAAATTATTAACTTCATTTACAAGTTTAATTTCAATCTTCAAATTAGGTGTACCTTGTTTAACTATTATCATGTTAATGATTTCTAGTTTCGATACAGGTAACTATGGTCATACAGCAAGTACATTTATGCCATATGGTAGTGCACCTATTTTTGCAGCTACAACTGCTTCAGGTATAATTTTCTCATTTAATGCATTCCAAACAATCATTAATATGGGTTCTGAAATTACAAAACCTGATAAAAATATTGCACGTGGTATTGCAATATCATTAACGTTAAGTGCTGTATTATACATTATTTTACAGAGTACGTTTATCACTGCTATGCCATCATCAATGATCCATGATCATGGTTGGTCAGGTATTAACTTTAACTCTCCATTCGCTGACATTGCTATTTTACTAAGTTTAAACTGGTTAGCAATCTTGTTATATATCGAAGCGTTCGTGTCTCCATTTGGTACAGGTGTATCATTTGTTGCCGTTACAGGACGTGTATTGCAAGCAATGGAACAAAATAACCATATTCCAAAATTTTTAGGTAAAATAAATAAAAAATATCAAATTCCTCGTATTGCTATTATCTTTAATGCAATTATTAGTATGGTAATGGTATCGTTATTCCGTGATTGGGCAGTATTAGCGAGTGTTATTTCAACTTCCACATTGGTTGCTTATTTAACTGGACCAACGACGGTTATTGCTTTACGTAAAATGGGACCAAAAATGCATAGACCATTCCGAGCAAACATGTTGAAATTTATGGCGCCATTCTCATTCGTACTCGCTTCATTAACGATTTATTGGGCGAAGTGGCCAACGACTGCTGAAGTTATATTTATTATCATTTTAGGTTTACCAGTTTATTTCTTCTATGAATATAAAATGAATTGGAAAAACACTAAAAAACAAGTCGGCGGTAGTTTATGGATTATTATCTACTTAATTGCACTTTCATTACTATCATTTATTGGTAGTAAGGAATTTAATGGTATGAACTTAATACATTATCCATATGATTTCTTAGTGGTGGCTATTGTTGCACTTATATTCTATAAATTAGGTACAATCAGTCATTTCGAAAGTATCTACTTTAAACGTGCTAAGAAAATCAATAAAGATATGAAGCAAGACTTAGATGAACAACGTGCTATAGAAGAAGAAAATAATGAAGCAAAAGCTTAA
- the xylB gene encoding xylulokinase — MEKLVLGIDIGTSSIKTLAVNDKGHIIASASSPLTIQHAYPGYSEQQPDEWFSVTIETMREVINDLKQTHSKFEINGISFSGQMHGLIVLDEAYKVIRPAILWNDTRSTAQCEEIKSQLGDIVLGNPVLEGFTLTKLMWLKQHEPEHWSKTKVFLLPKDYVRFKLTDTINMELSDASSTLLLDPVTNKWSEDVGRRFDIANIYPPLVTSDTQVGYLKQSIAEELGITNKVAVFAGGGDNACGAIGAGVIEPNQSLCSIGTSGVILSCEAKQDAVYGNNIHMFKHAVNNLSYAMGVTLSAGYSLNWFKRHCGQHYSFAEIMSCAEQSKVGAQGLIFAPYLTGERTPHGDANIRGSFIGLSGMHSFGDMARAVVEGITYSLYESIAYLRTQGKHITEVVAIGGGAKSDFWLQLQADVFNAKVYKLKHEEGPSMGAAMIAATGLKWYDDIASCVEHFIHKDKIFEPDKERHVAYQSYFDVYKAVYNQTQPLTKKLLELTKENAHH; from the coding sequence GTGGAAAAATTAGTACTAGGCATTGATATTGGGACGAGCTCAATCAAGACCTTAGCAGTTAATGACAAAGGTCATATAATTGCTTCTGCGAGTTCGCCATTAACGATTCAACATGCTTATCCTGGTTATAGTGAACAACAACCCGACGAATGGTTTTCGGTAACTATTGAGACGATGCGAGAAGTTATAAATGATTTGAAGCAAACGCATTCTAAATTTGAAATAAATGGCATATCATTTTCTGGTCAAATGCATGGTTTAATTGTGTTGGACGAGGCGTACAAAGTCATTAGACCTGCCATATTGTGGAACGATACACGGTCGACTGCCCAATGTGAAGAGATTAAATCACAACTAGGTGATATTGTGTTGGGCAATCCTGTGTTAGAAGGCTTTACATTAACTAAATTAATGTGGTTAAAACAACACGAACCAGAGCATTGGTCTAAGACAAAAGTATTTTTGTTACCTAAAGACTATGTGCGCTTCAAATTAACAGATACAATCAATATGGAATTGTCCGATGCGTCGAGTACATTATTATTAGATCCAGTGACGAACAAATGGTCAGAAGATGTAGGCAGACGATTTGATATTGCGAATATTTATCCACCACTCGTTACCTCGGATACACAAGTAGGCTATTTGAAACAGTCTATTGCCGAAGAGCTAGGCATTACGAATAAAGTTGCAGTGTTTGCCGGCGGTGGTGATAATGCTTGTGGGGCTATTGGTGCAGGTGTCATTGAACCTAATCAATCGTTATGTAGCATTGGTACATCAGGCGTAATTTTATCTTGTGAAGCAAAGCAAGATGCCGTATATGGTAACAATATTCATATGTTTAAACATGCTGTAAATAATTTATCGTATGCTATGGGTGTGACGCTCTCGGCTGGTTATAGTTTGAATTGGTTTAAACGTCATTGTGGTCAACATTATTCTTTTGCTGAAATTATGTCATGTGCCGAACAATCTAAAGTTGGTGCTCAAGGACTTATATTTGCACCATACTTAACCGGTGAACGCACGCCGCATGGAGATGCCAATATTCGTGGTAGTTTTATTGGATTAAGTGGCATGCATTCATTTGGTGACATGGCTCGTGCAGTCGTCGAAGGCATTACTTATTCGTTATACGAGTCTATAGCTTATTTGCGTACGCAAGGTAAGCACATAACAGAAGTTGTAGCTATTGGTGGTGGTGCGAAAAGTGATTTCTGGTTACAATTGCAAGCTGATGTATTTAATGCGAAAGTATATAAATTAAAACATGAAGAAGGGCCATCTATGGGTGCAGCAATGATCGCTGCTACAGGTTTGAAATGGTATGATGACATCGCCTCATGTGTTGAACATTTCATCCATAAAGATAAAATATTTGAGCCCGATAAAGAACGTCATGTTGCTTACCAAAGTTATTTTGATGTATATAAAGCAGTCTATAATCAAACGCAACCTCTAACTAAAAAGTTACTTGAGTTAACTAAAGAAAATGCACATCATTAA
- the thiS gene encoding sulfur carrier protein ThiS has protein sequence MEVMINGDTFKFGEQLTLLELLQQLEIDEQRVIVEHNSKLIKQDAFASQVVSANDKLELLEFVGGG, from the coding sequence ATGGAAGTCATGATTAATGGTGACACATTTAAATTTGGTGAACAATTAACATTATTAGAATTATTGCAACAACTCGAAATAGATGAACAACGCGTTATTGTTGAACATAATAGCAAGTTAATTAAGCAAGACGCATTTGCATCACAAGTAGTTTCAGCAAATGACAAATTAGAGTTATTAGAATTCGTTGGAGGCGGTTAA
- the argB gene encoding acetylglutamate kinase has translation MSYIVIKIGGSTLTNLDDSIIDDIYKLKEQGYKPIIVHGGGPFINEALSHYNVEPEFKDGLRVTSEQVLDVTCQTLIGKVNPQIVTKLNKKGRSAIGINGMDAQFFDIEPLDKKYGFVGTPTFINTELLSHLTAHYIPVIASIGLKQGTTQQYNINADTLAYKVAEALAAPLYILSDIPGVLIEDQVQHSLCENDIKRYIAENHIYGGMIPKVQDAVLAINNGCTKVIIAAGSEQHIVQKVHEGQSVGTTIY, from the coding sequence ATGAGTTATATAGTGATAAAAATTGGCGGTAGTACATTAACGAATTTAGATGATTCAATTATTGACGATATTTATAAATTAAAAGAACAAGGTTATAAACCGATTATCGTTCATGGTGGTGGACCATTTATCAATGAGGCATTGAGTCATTATAACGTTGAACCTGAATTTAAAGATGGTTTAAGAGTGACATCAGAGCAAGTGTTAGATGTTACTTGCCAAACATTGATTGGAAAAGTTAATCCTCAGATTGTAACTAAGTTAAACAAAAAAGGTCGAAGTGCAATAGGAATAAATGGTATGGATGCACAATTTTTCGATATTGAACCACTTGATAAAAAGTATGGTTTTGTAGGAACACCTACATTTATCAATACAGAATTATTGAGTCACTTAACTGCTCATTATATTCCTGTGATTGCGTCTATTGGTTTAAAACAAGGAACTACGCAACAATATAATATTAATGCTGATACATTAGCGTATAAAGTAGCAGAAGCGTTAGCTGCTCCGTTATATATATTAAGCGATATTCCTGGCGTCTTAATAGAAGATCAAGTGCAACATTCTCTTTGTGAAAATGATATAAAAAGATATATTGCAGAAAATCATATATATGGTGGCATGATACCTAAAGTACAAGATGCAGTATTAGCCATTAATAATGGATGTACAAAGGTGATAATTGCTGCAGGTTCAGAACAGCATATTGTTCAAAAAGTGCATGAAGGTCAATCTGTTGGTACTACAATTTATTAA
- the argC gene encoding N-acetyl-gamma-glutamyl-phosphate reductase yields the protein MIEVGIVGGSGYGAVELIRLLQHHPEVTIKYIFSHSKADEPVSHTFPHLNHLTYQFVSIDDTDVDCDVVFFATPSNVSKHLAPHFLEQGIKVIDLSGDFRLKDRDLYKQFYGEEAASQTLLDEANYSIAEWSSTNEANLIANPGCFPTATLLGLHPLVEEQLIDLKSIIVDAKTGVSGAGRSLAQHVHYAEMNENLSAYAIGKHKHKPEIEQYLSEIAGQHVGVTFTPHLIPVTRGILATIYVNLNKDMTVEALYNLYQDKYNNADFVRIRNIGEFPKTKEVYGSNYCDIGVYVDETNNQAIIVSVIDNLVKGASGQAIQNLNKLFNLEQMTGLNQLPVYP from the coding sequence ATGATTGAAGTTGGCATAGTAGGTGGTAGCGGATATGGTGCCGTTGAATTAATCCGTTTATTACAACATCACCCAGAAGTGACAATTAAATACATCTTCTCACATTCAAAAGCTGACGAACCAGTAAGTCATACATTTCCGCATTTAAATCATTTAACATATCAATTTGTATCTATTGATGATACTGATGTGGATTGTGACGTTGTATTTTTCGCTACACCATCAAACGTAAGTAAACATCTTGCCCCTCACTTTTTAGAACAAGGGATTAAAGTTATTGATTTATCTGGTGATTTCAGATTAAAAGATCGTGATTTATACAAACAATTTTATGGTGAAGAAGCAGCGTCCCAAACATTATTAGATGAAGCGAATTATAGTATCGCAGAATGGTCTTCAACAAATGAAGCGAATCTTATTGCGAATCCCGGCTGTTTCCCGACTGCCACTTTATTAGGGTTACATCCTTTAGTTGAAGAACAATTAATCGATTTAAAATCTATTATTGTTGATGCTAAAACTGGCGTATCAGGTGCAGGAAGATCATTAGCGCAACATGTCCATTATGCCGAAATGAATGAAAATTTAAGTGCCTATGCGATAGGTAAACATAAGCATAAGCCCGAAATTGAACAATATTTATCTGAAATTGCAGGACAGCATGTTGGTGTGACATTTACACCGCATTTAATACCTGTGACGAGAGGTATTTTAGCTACTATATACGTAAATTTAAATAAAGATATGACAGTCGAAGCACTATACAACTTGTATCAAGATAAATATAATAATGCTGATTTTGTCAGAATTAGAAATATTGGAGAATTCCCAAAAACAAAAGAAGTTTATGGTAGTAACTATTGCGACATTGGCGTGTATGTAGATGAAACGAATAACCAAGCAATCATCGTGTCGGTTATTGATAATTTAGTCAAAGGCGCAAGCGGTCAAGCGATTCAAAATTTAAACAAGCTATTTAATTTAGAACAGATGACTGGATTAAACCAATTACCAGTTTATCCTTAA